In the genome of Streptomyces sp. V2I9, one region contains:
- a CDS encoding SpoIIE family protein phosphatase, with translation MWQSSPPGSIYDHIKVASFSIGPDGLIEQWSSRAADLFGMPSTEAIGRDPVEAFMPAELRSGGRRRVGEILDGKEWTGLVPFRMPGEDGTHGVAEVYVMPSLTAQGERAALCIVVDVRALRRIETDLAASQAIFGQSPFGFVLFGTDLAVVRANQRFATVFGGAAEDHRGRTVEDYLPRAEADRLTATLKRVLETGESVTDLQLVGPAPNTTERRHWSMNLYRVHSGAGRPVGIAGLATDVTRRHIAAREAASARRNLALLNEASARIGNSLDLETTARELLDVAVPGFCDLASVDLYQGLLTGEEAAPGSWASVHRESAGGSAELRRVAHASAVADALPTAVAGSGAPGPDDLPPPLGSVHRFPFGSPCAMALRSGRAEDVPGDEMGFVQSTLAVPMVAHDTVVGLVQFSRTKGSEPFGERDRALATELAARAAVCIDNARLYRREHERALILQRSLLPPGDPEAAGLDIACRYLPGNAATEVGGDWFDVIELPGHRTALVVGDVMGRGLRAAVAMGELRTAVRTLALLDLEPAEVLYALDEVARGLGSPGCGERSEGLGGSGGAQWPSRAAQKSREADLSEVYLATCVYAVYDPVTRRCTIANAGHMPPAVVEPGKPARLIDVPPGMPLGVGGEPFEEVEVELAENALLTLYTDGLVESRDQALDEGLEALRSVLTGPQMELEDACDFVLSTLETRHGEDDIALLMARIQGLPAEAVGDWTLPREPRSVGRARELARAQLLAWDLDDLVDTTELLVSELVTNALRYGEGEIRLRLLRDRTLVCEVWDAGLVQPRRRRARDTDEGGRGLQLVGLLSAAWGTRRTPRGKTVWFELALPDGEPAAELSVEQLLSMY, from the coding sequence GTGTGGCAGAGCAGCCCGCCCGGCTCGATCTACGACCACATCAAGGTCGCCTCCTTCTCGATCGGGCCGGACGGTCTGATCGAGCAGTGGAGCAGCCGGGCCGCCGATCTGTTCGGCATGCCCTCGACCGAGGCGATCGGCCGTGACCCGGTGGAGGCGTTCATGCCCGCCGAGCTGCGCTCCGGTGGCCGCCGCCGGGTCGGCGAGATCCTGGACGGCAAGGAGTGGACGGGCCTCGTCCCGTTCCGGATGCCGGGCGAGGACGGGACGCACGGCGTCGCCGAGGTCTATGTGATGCCCAGCCTGACGGCTCAGGGGGAGCGGGCCGCGCTCTGTATCGTCGTGGACGTCCGGGCCCTGCGCCGCATCGAGACGGACCTCGCCGCCTCCCAGGCCATATTCGGCCAATCTCCTTTCGGCTTCGTGCTGTTCGGCACCGATCTCGCCGTCGTCCGGGCGAACCAGCGCTTCGCCACCGTCTTCGGCGGCGCGGCCGAGGACCACCGGGGCCGCACGGTGGAGGACTATCTGCCGCGCGCCGAGGCCGACCGGCTGACCGCCACCCTGAAGCGCGTCCTGGAGACCGGGGAGTCCGTCACCGACCTCCAGCTCGTCGGTCCGGCACCCAACACCACCGAGCGCCGCCACTGGTCCATGAACCTCTACCGGGTGCACAGCGGGGCCGGCCGCCCCGTCGGCATCGCCGGTCTGGCCACCGACGTCACCCGCCGCCACATCGCCGCCCGCGAGGCGGCCAGCGCCCGCCGCAACCTCGCCCTCCTCAACGAGGCCAGCGCCCGCATCGGCAACTCCCTGGATCTGGAGACCACCGCCCGCGAACTCCTCGACGTGGCCGTCCCCGGCTTCTGCGACCTCGCCTCCGTCGACCTCTACCAGGGCCTCCTCACCGGCGAGGAAGCCGCGCCCGGAAGCTGGGCCTCCGTACACCGCGAGTCCGCCGGCGGCTCGGCCGAGCTGCGCCGGGTGGCCCACGCCAGCGCGGTCGCCGACGCCCTGCCCACCGCAGTGGCGGGCAGCGGCGCCCCCGGCCCGGACGACCTGCCGCCACCGCTCGGCTCCGTCCACCGCTTCCCCTTCGGCTCGCCCTGCGCCATGGCTCTGCGCTCCGGCCGGGCCGAGGACGTCCCCGGCGACGAGATGGGCTTCGTCCAGTCGACGCTCGCCGTGCCGATGGTCGCCCACGACACCGTCGTCGGTCTCGTCCAGTTCTCCCGGACGAAGGGCAGCGAGCCGTTCGGGGAGCGCGACCGGGCCCTCGCCACCGAACTGGCCGCCCGCGCCGCCGTCTGCATCGACAACGCCCGCCTCTACCGCCGCGAGCACGAACGCGCCCTGATCCTCCAGCGCAGTCTGCTGCCCCCCGGCGACCCCGAGGCCGCCGGGCTCGACATCGCCTGCCGCTATCTGCCGGGCAACGCCGCCACCGAGGTCGGCGGCGACTGGTTCGACGTGATCGAGCTGCCGGGCCACCGCACCGCCCTCGTCGTCGGCGACGTCATGGGGCGCGGGCTGCGCGCCGCCGTCGCCATGGGCGAACTGCGCACCGCCGTACGGACCCTGGCCCTCCTGGACCTGGAACCCGCCGAAGTGCTGTACGCCCTCGACGAGGTCGCCCGCGGGCTCGGCTCTCCGGGGTGCGGCGAGCGCAGCGAGGGACTCGGCGGCAGCGGGGGAGCGCAGTGGCCCTCCCGCGCCGCGCAGAAGTCCCGCGAGGCGGACCTCTCCGAGGTGTACCTCGCCACCTGCGTCTACGCGGTCTACGACCCGGTCACCCGACGGTGCACCATCGCCAACGCCGGGCACATGCCGCCGGCCGTCGTCGAACCGGGCAAGCCCGCCCGGCTCATCGACGTACCGCCGGGCATGCCGCTGGGCGTCGGCGGGGAGCCGTTCGAGGAGGTCGAGGTCGAACTGGCCGAGAACGCCCTGCTCACCCTGTACACCGACGGCCTGGTCGAATCGCGGGACCAGGCGCTGGACGAGGGGCTGGAGGCGCTCCGGTCCGTCCTGACCGGCCCGCAGATGGAGCTGGAGGACGCCTGCGACTTCGTCCTCTCCACCCTCGAAACCCGGCACGGCGAGGACGACATCGCGCTCCTGATGGCCCGTATCCAGGGGCTTCCCGCCGAGGCGGTGGGGGACTGGACGCTGCCGCGCGAACCCCGTTCGGTGGGGCGCGCCCGCGAGCTGGCCCGTGCCCAGCTCCTCGCCTGGGACCTCGACGACCTGGTAGACACGACCGAACTCCTCGTCAGCGAGCTGGTCACCAACGCCCTGCGCTACGGCGAGGGCGAGATCCGGCTGCGGCTGCTGCGGGACCGCACCCTGGTCTGCGAGGTGTGGGACGCCGGTCTCGTCCAGCCGCGCCGCCGCCGCGCCCGCGACACCGACGAGGGCGGCCGGGGCCTCCAGCTCGTCGGGCTGCTCAGCGCGGCCTGGGGCACGCGCCGCACCCCGCGCGGCAAGACGGTCTGGTTCGAGCTGGCCCTTCCGGACGGGGAACCGGCCGCCGAACTGTCCGTGGAGCAGTTGCTGAGCATGTACTGA
- a CDS encoding PspA/IM30 family protein encodes MTKQTVLGRVTQLAKANLNALLDQAEDPQKMLDQLVRDYTNNIAEAEQAVAATIGNLRLMEQDHQEDVEAAAEWGGKALAASRKADELRGAGSSAEADRFDNLAKVALGRQLQSEREARTAEPTIAAQTEVVDKLRTGLDRMRVKLSELTARRDALVARAASARAQNRMMDAVKSVDVLDPTSELGRFEDKVRREEAKALGRQELAASSLDAQFEELDSLGDSAEVEARLAALKTGA; translated from the coding sequence ATGACCAAGCAGACCGTCCTCGGCCGCGTCACCCAGCTCGCCAAGGCCAACCTCAACGCCCTGCTCGATCAGGCCGAGGACCCGCAGAAGATGCTGGACCAGCTGGTCCGGGACTACACGAACAACATCGCGGAGGCCGAGCAGGCCGTCGCGGCCACCATCGGCAACCTCCGGCTGATGGAGCAGGACCACCAGGAGGACGTCGAGGCGGCGGCCGAGTGGGGCGGCAAGGCACTGGCGGCCAGCCGGAAGGCCGACGAACTGCGCGGGGCCGGGTCGTCGGCGGAGGCGGACAGGTTCGACAACCTGGCGAAGGTCGCGCTCGGGCGCCAGCTCCAGTCGGAGCGGGAGGCGCGGACGGCCGAGCCGACGATCGCCGCGCAGACCGAGGTCGTCGACAAGCTCAGGACCGGACTCGACCGGATGAGGGTCAAGCTCTCCGAGCTGACGGCCAGGCGCGACGCGTTGGTCGCGCGGGCGGCGTCGGCCCGCGCGCAGAACCGGATGATGGACGCCGTGAAGAGTGTCGACGTCCTCGACCCGACGAGCGAGCTGGGCCGTTTCGAGGACAAGGTGCGGCGCGAGGAGGCGAAGGCCCTGGGCCGGCAGGAGCTGGCGGCCTCCTCGCTGGACGCCCAGTTCGAGGAGCTGGACAGCCTGGGCGACAGCGCGGAGGTCGAGGCCCGGCTGGCGGCCCTGAAGACGGGCGCGTAG
- a CDS encoding TPM domain-containing protein → MLPATGTARADDPVELSRDGQITDRVGALGDRAGQVEDALDRLYAEQRVQLFVVYVRDFSGRSGQTWSDGTADRNGLGQDDVLLSVATHDRRYGYSVAADARLTDAQLRDVARTAIEPALRENDWAGAAIGAADGYASSLAGRPVTAPAVTPGPADPGAGDTGSVGARDYILPGAVVAGAGAVGVYAYARRRRRAASRTTPAATGWGRAAGAPEPPPTPLPELDARAPQVLVDTDDAVRTSEEELGFATAQFGEEAAKPFTAAVVRAKEELTESFRLRQQLDDAFPEDDPSRRRMLEEILRRCATANEVLDTVSEDFDRLRSLERDAPEILTTVTAAHRDLTGRIAVARSGVAGLRERYGEQVAAPVAADVGQAEDRLAFAGSAVEQARTAVGDGENARAAVSIRGAEGAVDQAATLLDSVDRRAAELDEAVRKLDAALTGTEVDLADAGGLLEGVTEGASTADLRGRTARAEAVLADLRAAMAAGPYDPIDALRRVEEADAALDEALAGARNQERGEAKARALLDRAMLTARSSVGAAADYVATHRGAVGSQARTRLAEAQRRWERARELSAADARGALAEVRQADALAGQALALAEQDVRGFHSPQGPGRPGGTGSGGGTGGAVLGGIILGGLFGGGRGGGFGGGGWSGGPGGGPGSFGGGGTRGRRGGGGTGGRRGGGGRF, encoded by the coding sequence ATGCTCCCCGCCACCGGGACCGCCCGCGCCGACGACCCCGTCGAGCTGTCCCGCGACGGGCAGATCACCGATCGGGTCGGGGCCCTCGGGGACCGTGCGGGGCAGGTGGAGGACGCCCTCGACCGGTTGTACGCCGAGCAGCGCGTCCAGCTCTTCGTGGTGTACGTACGCGACTTCTCCGGGCGGTCCGGGCAGACCTGGAGCGACGGGACCGCCGACCGCAACGGCCTCGGCCAGGACGACGTGCTCCTCTCCGTCGCCACCCACGACCGGCGGTACGGCTACTCCGTCGCCGCGGACGCCCGGCTCACCGACGCGCAGCTGCGGGACGTGGCCCGCACCGCGATCGAACCCGCGCTGCGGGAGAACGACTGGGCGGGAGCGGCGATCGGCGCGGCCGACGGATACGCCTCGTCCCTGGCCGGCCGCCCCGTGACCGCGCCCGCCGTCACGCCGGGGCCCGCCGACCCCGGAGCGGGCGACACCGGCTCCGTCGGGGCGCGCGACTACATCCTGCCGGGGGCGGTCGTCGCGGGCGCGGGCGCGGTCGGCGTGTACGCGTACGCCCGGCGCCGACGGCGTGCGGCGAGCCGTACCACCCCGGCGGCCACCGGCTGGGGGCGCGCCGCCGGGGCGCCGGAGCCGCCGCCGACGCCGCTGCCGGAGCTGGACGCGCGGGCCCCGCAGGTCCTGGTGGACACCGACGACGCGGTGCGCACCAGTGAGGAGGAACTCGGCTTCGCCACCGCCCAGTTCGGCGAGGAGGCGGCGAAGCCGTTCACGGCGGCCGTCGTGCGGGCGAAGGAGGAGCTGACGGAGTCGTTCCGGCTGCGTCAGCAGCTCGACGACGCGTTCCCGGAGGACGATCCGAGCCGCCGCCGGATGCTGGAGGAGATCCTGCGGCGGTGCGCGACCGCGAACGAGGTCCTGGACACCGTCTCCGAGGACTTCGACCGGTTGCGCTCCCTGGAACGGGACGCTCCGGAGATCCTGACCACCGTGACGGCCGCCCACCGGGACCTCACCGGCCGGATCGCCGTGGCCAGGTCGGGCGTCGCCGGGCTGCGCGAACGGTACGGGGAACAGGTCGCCGCGCCCGTGGCCGCCGACGTCGGGCAGGCGGAGGACCGGCTCGCCTTCGCGGGTTCGGCCGTGGAGCAGGCCCGTACGGCGGTCGGGGACGGCGAGAACGCGCGGGCCGCCGTGTCCATCCGGGGGGCCGAGGGCGCGGTGGACCAGGCGGCCACGCTGCTGGACTCGGTGGACCGGCGGGCGGCGGAGCTGGACGAGGCCGTGCGGAAGCTGGATGCCGCGCTGACCGGGACGGAGGTGGACCTCGCGGACGCGGGCGGGCTGCTCGAAGGGGTCACCGAGGGCGCGTCGACCGCCGATCTGCGCGGCCGGACCGCCCGCGCCGAGGCCGTACTCGCCGATCTGCGGGCGGCGATGGCGGCGGGGCCGTACGACCCGATCGACGCGCTGCGCCGGGTGGAGGAGGCGGACGCGGCCCTGGACGAGGCGCTGGCGGGGGCCCGGAACCAGGAACGGGGCGAGGCGAAGGCCCGCGCCCTCCTCGACCGGGCGATGCTCACCGCCCGGTCCTCGGTCGGGGCCGCGGCGGACTACGTGGCGACCCATCGGGGCGCGGTCGGCAGCCAGGCCCGTACCCGGCTCGCGGAGGCGCAGCGGCGGTGGGAGCGGGCCCGCGAGCTGTCGGCCGCGGACGCGCGGGGGGCGCTGGCCGAGGTCCGGCAGGCGGACGCGCTGGCCGGGCAGGCGCTGGCCCTGGCCGAGCAGGACGTCCGCGGCTTCCACTCCCCGCAGGGCCCCGGCCGGCCGGGCGGCACGGGCAGTGGCGGCGGGACGGGCGGGGCGGTCCTCGGCGGCATCATCCTCGGCGGCCTGTTCGGAGGCGGCCGGGGAGGGGGGTTCGGCGGGGGCGGGTGGTCCGGTGGCCCGGGCGGCGGGCCGGGCAGCTTCGGCGGTGGCGGAACCCGCGGTCGCCGGGGCGGCGGCGGGACCGGGGGCCGCCGGGGCGGCGGCGGCCGCTTCTGA
- a CDS encoding glycosyltransferase, with translation MADLQLSVVVPCFDEAEVIESFHATLVGVLDPLGDSFEICYVDDGSRDRTRPLLGTLAARDPRVHYTAFSRNFGKEAAMLAGLRMARGTAVVIMDADLQHPPELIPRMLELHRHGYDQVIPRRDRTGEGVLRSTLSHTYYALVRRCMDVELIDGSGDFRLLSRRAVESVLSLPESNRFSKGIFSWIGFDTVTFRYRNSERVAGRSKWGSKRLLNYGIDGLLSFNNRPLRLAIYTGFWVFVSALAYALWTVVGVVLHGSDTPGYATLLTAVVALSGIQLVTLGVIGEYVGRIYHEAKHRPPYVVRETDATRRVLPDGPPRPSAPGGGTVEHSARATARPGRARTTRQFTSFVLIGCVNTAVYLAVYASLNRWLPYLTAHVIGYAVSIVCSFLLNSCVTCRTRPTWHAFVRYPLSSLVNLVASGALLHGAVSGLGMDKNLAALAAGVLVTPVSFLLARWAITSGRTAAATGPDGRGQGPEDQGEGASGPAGAPSGRPAPASLPTRSPRDR, from the coding sequence GTGGCGGACCTTCAGCTGTCGGTCGTCGTGCCGTGCTTCGACGAGGCCGAGGTCATCGAGTCCTTCCACGCCACCCTGGTCGGCGTCCTGGACCCCCTCGGGGACAGCTTCGAGATCTGTTATGTGGACGACGGCAGCCGGGACCGCACCCGCCCGCTCCTCGGCACCCTCGCCGCCCGCGACCCGCGCGTCCACTACACCGCCTTCAGCCGCAACTTCGGCAAGGAGGCCGCCATGCTCGCCGGCCTCCGCATGGCGCGGGGCACGGCCGTGGTCATCATGGACGCCGACCTCCAGCACCCGCCCGAACTGATCCCCCGCATGCTGGAACTGCACCGGCATGGTTACGACCAGGTCATCCCGCGCCGCGACCGCACGGGCGAAGGAGTGCTCCGCAGCACCCTCAGCCACACCTACTACGCGCTGGTCCGCCGCTGCATGGACGTGGAGCTGATCGACGGATCCGGAGACTTCCGGCTGCTGTCGAGGCGGGCGGTGGAGAGCGTCCTGTCCCTCCCCGAGAGCAACCGCTTCTCCAAAGGGATCTTCTCCTGGATCGGCTTCGACACGGTCACCTTCCGCTACCGCAACAGCGAACGGGTGGCAGGCCGCTCCAAATGGGGAAGCAAGCGGCTGCTGAACTACGGCATCGACGGCCTGCTCTCCTTCAACAACCGGCCGCTCCGCCTCGCCATCTACACCGGCTTCTGGGTCTTCGTCTCGGCCCTGGCCTACGCCCTGTGGACGGTCGTGGGCGTCGTCCTGCACGGCTCGGACACTCCGGGGTACGCCACCCTGCTCACCGCCGTCGTCGCCCTCAGCGGCATCCAGCTGGTGACGCTCGGGGTGATCGGGGAGTACGTGGGCCGCATCTACCACGAGGCGAAGCACCGGCCGCCGTACGTGGTGCGGGAGACCGACGCGACCCGCCGCGTGCTGCCGGACGGACCGCCGCGGCCCTCGGCCCCCGGCGGCGGGACGGTGGAGCACTCCGCGCGGGCCACCGCCCGGCCCGGCCGGGCCCGCACCACCCGCCAGTTCACCAGCTTCGTCCTCATCGGCTGCGTGAACACCGCCGTCTACCTCGCCGTCTACGCCTCGCTCAACCGCTGGCTCCCGTACCTGACCGCCCACGTCATCGGCTACGCCGTCAGTATCGTGTGCTCCTTCCTGCTCAACTCCTGCGTCACCTGCCGGACGCGGCCGACCTGGCACGCCTTCGTCCGCTATCCGCTCTCCAGCCTGGTGAACCTGGTGGCGTCCGGGGCGCTGCTCCACGGGGCGGTCAGCGGCCTCGGGATGGACAAGAACCTCGCCGCGCTGGCGGCGGGCGTCCTGGTCACCCCGGTCTCGTTCCTGCTCGCGCGCTGGGCGATCACCTCGGGCCGGACCGCGGCGGCCACCGGGCCGGACGGCCGGGGGCAAGGCCCGGAGGACCAGGGGGAAGGGGCGTCGGGCCCGGCGGGAGCGCCGTCCGGCCGTCCCGCCCCCGCGTCGCTGCCCACCCGCTCGCCCCGGGACCGGTGA
- a CDS encoding DUF6056 family protein has translation MPDDVPVTAAPADQRCATVTYRTGRERPPSDRPWTALWVSALALPPLALLAAASWAGRWVRPGADDWCFLPLVRDEGVGGLVGTFYLDDNGRIGNALLVGAYATFQVAGHQWFPLVSGVLVIAVLWAVAVLALRRSRLRTPRGLPLLLAAMTTALFLFATPNTYKTFYWPAAAVSHTLPPVLACAALIPLLLARSATGRAFAAAVALLAAAFLATLSEETAIVVVTVLLATLSVSGRVVATAHRGFVRLWCAAGIAGTAAGALVLLTSPGSRNRRERFGAETASLLASDSLAASLRAFAEITVGVVTTWQYAGAVAAGVLLGLLCRRADGTVPGPPAHGPLLATAGALELLVSGYLCTVIAYPVFGARVSDASANRLWNDYLLLYVILLVGAGTLLGLALRRYAPRAATPAKAVCAALCVLVCVGPAIALDHLDTALRDRAGKWDAQDRRLREGAADGERVLPYERLVISRMLEPFSGGGRHYWPGGCVADFYRIDRVTDGRAELSRRHGGPGP, from the coding sequence ATGCCCGACGACGTGCCGGTGACCGCCGCCCCCGCAGATCAGCGGTGCGCGACCGTGACATACCGGACCGGGCGGGAGCGGCCCCCCTCGGACCGCCCCTGGACCGCCCTCTGGGTGAGCGCCCTGGCGCTCCCGCCCCTCGCCCTGCTCGCCGCCGCGTCCTGGGCCGGGCGGTGGGTGAGGCCCGGCGCGGACGACTGGTGCTTCCTGCCGCTCGTCCGGGACGAGGGCGTCGGCGGCCTCGTCGGGACGTTCTACCTCGACGACAACGGGCGGATCGGCAACGCGCTGCTGGTCGGGGCGTACGCGACGTTCCAGGTCGCAGGACACCAGTGGTTCCCCCTGGTCAGCGGGGTTCTGGTGATCGCGGTGCTGTGGGCGGTGGCCGTCCTCGCGCTGCGCCGCTCCCGCCTGCGCACCCCGCGCGGCCTGCCGCTCCTGCTCGCGGCGATGACCACCGCGCTCTTCCTGTTCGCCACGCCGAACACGTACAAGACGTTCTACTGGCCCGCCGCGGCCGTCTCCCACACCCTGCCGCCCGTCCTGGCCTGCGCCGCCCTGATCCCGCTCCTGCTCGCCCGCTCGGCCACGGGACGGGCGTTCGCGGCGGCCGTCGCCCTGCTCGCCGCGGCCTTCCTCGCCACGCTGTCCGAGGAGACGGCGATCGTGGTGGTGACGGTGCTCCTGGCCACGCTGTCCGTCTCCGGCCGCGTCGTCGCCACGGCGCACCGGGGGTTCGTCCGGCTGTGGTGCGCGGCGGGCATCGCCGGGACGGCAGCGGGGGCGCTCGTCCTCCTCACCTCGCCCGGCTCCCGGAACCGCAGGGAACGCTTCGGCGCGGAGACCGCCTCCCTGCTCGCCTCGGACTCGCTCGCCGCGTCGCTGCGGGCGTTCGCGGAGATCACCGTCGGCGTGGTCACCACCTGGCAGTACGCGGGCGCGGTCGCGGCGGGCGTGCTGCTGGGGCTGCTGTGCCGGAGGGCGGACGGCACGGTGCCCGGCCCGCCCGCGCACGGGCCGCTGCTCGCCACGGCCGGGGCGCTCGAGCTCCTGGTCTCCGGCTATCTCTGCACGGTCATCGCCTACCCGGTCTTCGGCGCGCGCGTGAGCGATGCGAGTGCGAACCGGCTGTGGAACGACTACCTCCTGCTGTACGTGATCCTCCTCGTCGGCGCGGGAACCCTGCTGGGCCTGGCCCTGCGCCGGTACGCCCCCCGCGCCGCGACCCCGGCGAAGGCGGTGTGCGCCGCGCTCTGCGTCCTGGTCTGCGTCGGCCCGGCCATCGCCCTGGACCACCTGGACACGGCTCTGCGGGACCGGGCCGGGAAGTGGGACGCGCAGGACCGCCGGCTGCGCGAGGGGGCGGCGGACGGCGAACGGGTCCTGCCGTACGAGCGCCTGGTGATCAGCCGGATGCTGGAACCGTTCAGCGGGGGCGGCCGCCACTACTGGCCCGGCGGCTGCGTCGCGGACTTCTACCGGATCGACCGGGTCACGGACGGTCGCGCGGAGCTCTCTCGCCGGCACGGCGGCCCCGGACCGTGA